A segment of the Fusarium musae strain F31 chromosome 2, whole genome shotgun sequence genome:
CATCTAAATAGACTTTCTCTCTCTATCTTTCTCTACCTGTCACAGCCTGCCCACGCCGAGCTCGACATTCTACCTGACACGATTCCGATCAACGAACTGCAATCTTTCGACCTTGTTTTTCTTATTTCAAACTTTTCTCGAGTACGAATCTCCAGCTTTTTGCATAAACTTCAGCTCTTGCTAGTGCTCTGCCACGGCAACGTAACCGACCGTgcacatcatcaacctcgaacTCGAAGCATCCCTTCGGCCTGCAACTGAGTTGGCCTTTATGATAAGCAATTAGATTTGCTATGAACGGGGATCAACTGGCTTCAAGGCAAGCTCAATTCACAGCATTGCCCAATTCtttccctcatcatcaaccgatCTATCATCAACATGGCATCCGTATCAAATTCACTAACCAATCCGGGGTTGTACAGTTTTGCCAATTCGAACTACCGCCCTCCAACTTCCGCAGAAACACCTGTCTCCGACTCCTTTCCCAGTCCCGTTTTCGAGACCCCCAAACCCGGGCAAGGTTCAGTCACCGACGCCGGGGGCTGGACTCCGCATTTTGCTGAAGAATATTCCGTCTTCAACTCGACTCCTGGAAATCTCCGTGGATCTCAAAATTCTTTCGTTGACTTTCGTGCTGCCACACCTTCCAGCAACCACAAGAGGCTGCTATCCAACGACACTTTTGCTACTGAAATTGCAACTCATGTGAATCACTTTTCGGACCAAAGTCTACCACTGCCGCCGGTCGAGCCATCACGTCGCTTGGCCTCATCCCCATATTCAGTAACTGCACCTCAAGAATACATAACCGATACGACACCCCTGCCCAGTCCTGATCCGGCCAAACACCCTCAAACCTCCAAGAAGGCTAGGAAAGCCGGAGTTCAGGGTGCAGAGCCCTCGCAGACAGCGACGCCGCCACCCACTGGACGTAGGGGAGCGCGGAAGCTCGCCGACAAGCTCAATATGCAAAATGATCAGTACTTCGGCCAGCCCGACTTCACTGGCAactctcaacagcaacagcaacatgaTATTGCTGCCTTGATGGCTTCCTCTGGTGACATGTTTGCATATCCCATGACAGCACCTGCTGCCACGCCTAACACTTTCTGGGATCCTTCGATGGGTATGGACTTTGACTTTAGTGCATCGCCTTCCAATGTCTTTCAGACGACGCCTGTTCAGCATGGTGGCCATCACCGCCACACAGGTTCCTTCGACTGGAATAGCGAGGTACCACTCTTTCAAGACCCTAATGCACCATTTGCTTCCGCAGGTTCAGACCCTATGCAAACCATGCAACGTGACCGTCCTCTTGCACCAAAGCCTATGGGTTCGGCAGGTGTTACTACAGCAAGTGCTGCCATGTCTGCTGCCCTTTCCGCTCCTCTAGATGACCCTTTTGGACTTGGACAGTCCATGAATGGAGTAAACCCGGGATTGCTGTTTGAACCTCCACACAATTCTGTTTTGGATAACCCTGCCCTCATCCCAGTGACACAGGCTGGCTCCGCTGAAGCCACCATTTTCCaatcgagatcaagaacaccTTTGGGTGAAAACATCCGCCAATCAACGAGCATGAAGGACCTGAGAGCTACAAAGGCACCCGATCGTGCACTTGCACCATCCCCTGTCAAGGCAAACCCTCGGCCCGGAATGGGTAGGAGTTTCAGCGAAAACCGTGGCAAGAGAGCCCAACCACAGAACCGACCTGTACTACCCAAACTTGCACCGGCACGGCCAGTCTCACAAGCCAGCAATGGCTCCAATAGCGACAGTGCGCCCCCAAATCGGCCTATAGCCAAACCAACCGGAAGGTTGTCTCCAATGAAGAGCCAACACCGCCTTTCGGGCTTGGCCTCCATCCCTGAGGGGCCAGCACTGCAACACCAATCCACTCGAACAGCTGTGAAATTCACCATCGACTCGAGGGGCAGAGCTCGTGCAGAGACAACGATCGTGCCTAATGAATGGGAATGGGAGCCCAGTGCCAATCATCCGGGACTCACTCGTGATAGGAGTCGAACACCGCGAGACCTGGGTCCTTCGGACGATGACGAATCATCCTCGGACGACGAGCCTATCATTATTCCTAGCCGGAACAACTCGTTCAATGCGTCCTTTGCTTTACCTGATCCACTGAGACCAGTTGGGTCCATCTTTCACTCTTCGCGACGTAGTATTAGTGACAGGAGCACGGGTAGCATACACGATACTATTGGAGGATCGCAGCACGACGCGGATAGTGAGAATGAGACGATGATGTATGAGCGCAAGGACAAGATTGGGGATGCTGCTAGTGAGCTTCGTAAGGTCATGGAGGACCGAAGAAAGCGATCGAATCCAATGGGACAGGGTGGACAACACCGCTCGTTTCAGGGTGGACACTTTGGCCCTTTTCGAGGTGACAGCAACTCGCCGTCGACCCTTACCGAGTCAAGCCTTATAACAGATAGACACGTCAGATGTCTCTGTAGCCGAAAGGGGGCTGAC
Coding sequences within it:
- a CDS encoding hypothetical protein (EggNog:ENOG41); translation: MASVSNSLTNPGLYSFANSNYRPPTSAETPVSDSFPSPVFETPKPGQGSVTDAGGWTPHFAEEYSVFNSTPGNLRGSQNSFVDFRAATPSSNHKRLLSNDTFATEIATHVNHFSDQSLPLPPVEPSRRLASSPYSVTAPQEYITDTTPLPSPDPAKHPQTSKKARKAGVQGAEPSQTATPPPTGRRGARKLADKLNMQNDQYFGQPDFTGNSQQQQQHDIAALMASSGDMFAYPMTAPAATPNTFWDPSMGMDFDFSASPSNVFQTTPVQHGGHHRHTGSFDWNSEVPLFQDPNAPFASAGSDPMQTMQRDRPLAPKPMGSAGVTTASAAMSAALSAPLDDPFGLGQSMNGVNPGLLFEPPHNSVLDNPALIPVTQAGSAEATIFQSRSRTPLGENIRQSTSMKDLRATKAPDRALAPSPVKANPRPGMGRSFSENRGKRAQPQNRPVLPKLAPARPVSQASNGSNSDSAPPNRPIAKPTGRLSPMKSQHRLSGLASIPEGPALQHQSTRTAVKFTIDSRGRARAETTIVPNEWEWEPSANHPGLTRDRSRTPRDLGPSDDDESSSDDEPIIIPSRNNSFNASFALPDPLRPVGSIFHSSRRSISDRSTGSIHDTIGGSQHDADSENETMMYERKDKIGDAASELRKVMEDRRKRSNPMGQGGQHRSFQGGHFGPFRGDSNSPSTLTESSLITDRHVRCLCSRKGADEGDGAMIQW